The following are from one region of the Chloracidobacterium sp. genome:
- a CDS encoding 2-isopropylmalate synthase: protein MQTKRISIFDTTLRDGEQSPGCSMYLNEKIDLALQLENLGVDVIEAGFPIASYGDFRSVKAVSDECGRATVAALCRTVEDDVLRAAEALRSARHPRIHTFVATSDIHLEFKLKKTRSEVIAMTRNAVKLARGLAAEVEFSAEDATRSDVGFLCEVFSAAVDEGATILNVPDTVGYTLPTEFGELVKTVRESVVGDRSITISVHCHNDLGLAVANSIAAIGAGASQIECTINGIGERAGNASLEEVIMACAVRSDKLPVTTGIDTTQLYPTSQLLSSIISFGVQPNKAIVGRNAFAHEAGIHQHGVLSNPLCYEIMTPESVGVPKNSIVLGKHSGRHALIARYGELGFAFDADEINEIYSRFVSLADRKKNIYDQDLLSIVPDRMPTAIAA, encoded by the coding sequence ATGCAAACAAAGAGAATTTCTATTTTCGATACGACGCTTCGCGACGGCGAGCAATCGCCCGGTTGTTCGATGTACCTGAACGAGAAGATCGATCTCGCATTACAGCTCGAGAACCTCGGAGTTGATGTCATAGAAGCAGGTTTCCCGATCGCGTCGTATGGCGATTTTCGCTCCGTCAAGGCTGTTTCCGACGAATGCGGCCGGGCGACGGTCGCGGCACTCTGCCGGACGGTTGAGGACGATGTCCTCCGCGCCGCCGAAGCGCTGCGTTCCGCACGGCATCCACGGATACACACCTTTGTCGCTACATCGGATATTCATTTGGAATTCAAGTTGAAGAAGACCCGTTCAGAGGTGATCGCTATGACGCGCAACGCCGTGAAGCTCGCCCGCGGACTCGCGGCAGAGGTCGAATTTTCGGCCGAGGACGCAACGCGAAGCGATGTCGGATTTCTCTGCGAGGTTTTTAGTGCGGCTGTCGATGAAGGCGCGACGATCCTTAACGTCCCCGACACGGTCGGCTACACGCTTCCGACCGAATTTGGGGAGCTTGTCAAAACGGTGCGCGAAAGCGTCGTTGGCGATCGCAGTATAACGATCAGCGTTCATTGCCATAACGATCTTGGCCTCGCGGTCGCAAACAGCATTGCCGCGATCGGGGCGGGCGCGTCGCAGATCGAATGCACGATCAACGGGATCGGCGAACGTGCCGGCAATGCCTCGCTCGAAGAAGTGATCATGGCATGTGCCGTCCGGTCGGACAAACTTCCGGTCACGACCGGTATTGACACGACCCAGCTTTATCCGACGAGCCAGCTGCTCTCATCGATAATCAGCTTTGGCGTCCAGCCAAATAAAGCGATCGTCGGGCGCAATGCATTTGCACACGAAGCCGGTATACACCAGCACGGCGTGCTCAGCAATCCTCTTTGTTACGAGATAATGACCCCCGAATCCGTCGGCGTACCCAAGAACAGTATAGTTTTGGGTAAACACTCCGGCCGCCATGCATTGATCGCTCGCTATGGCGAACTCGGATTTGCATTCGATGCCGATGAGATAAATGAGATCTATTCGCGATTTGTTTCTCTCGCCGACCGCAAGAAGAATATCTACGATCAGGATCTGCTCTCGATCGTTCCTGACCGTATGCCGACGGCGATCGCCGCATAG
- the mdh gene encoding malate dehydrogenase → MAGRHKVTVVGAGNVGATAAHWIASKELADVVLVDIVEGTPQGKSLDLAQAAPIDGFDVKLVGSNTYEATADSDVVIITAGLPRKPGMSRDDLLKTNSDIVGQVTDQVAKYSPNAFIIVVSNPLDAMTQVAFRRSGFPKNRVMGMAGVLDAARMRCFLAEALNVSVENVTAFVLGGHGDTMVPLPRYSTCAGIPITELLPKETIDAIVTRTANGGAEIVGLLKTGSAYYAPSLGAVEMCEAILKDKKKILPCAVFLEGEYGVSNLFVGVPVKLGKNGVEQIIEISLTNEERAALHKSAAAVQELVDILEI, encoded by the coding sequence ATGGCTGGAAGACATAAAGTTACGGTCGTCGGCGCCGGAAACGTCGGTGCGACCGCCGCACATTGGATCGCAAGTAAGGAACTCGCGGATGTCGTATTGGTCGACATCGTCGAAGGAACGCCTCAGGGCAAGTCGCTTGACCTGGCTCAGGCCGCACCGATCGACGGTTTTGACGTCAAGCTCGTTGGGTCGAACACGTATGAGGCGACTGCCGATTCTGATGTCGTCATCATCACGGCCGGACTTCCCCGTAAACCGGGAATGAGCCGCGACGACCTGTTGAAGACGAACTCGGATATCGTCGGGCAGGTAACCGATCAGGTCGCAAAGTATTCGCCAAACGCATTTATCATCGTCGTTTCAAACCCCCTCGACGCGATGACCCAGGTGGCATTCCGCCGCTCGGGCTTCCCGAAGAATCGCGTTATGGGAATGGCGGGCGTCCTGGATGCCGCACGAATGCGGTGTTTCCTCGCCGAAGCCTTGAACGTTTCCGTCGAGAATGTAACGGCCTTCGTACTCGGCGGCCATGGCGACACAATGGTACCGCTGCCGCGCTATTCGACCTGTGCGGGCATCCCGATAACCGAATTGCTTCCGAAAGAAACGATCGACGCGATCGTTACGCGTACCGCGAATGGCGGCGCTGAGATCGTCGGTTTGCTCAAGACCGGTTCGGCCTACTACGCACCGTCGCTCGGTGCTGTCGAAATGTGCGAAGCGATCCTTAAAGATAAGAAAAAGATCCTTCCATGTGCGGTCTTCCTCGAGGGCGAATACGGCGTCAGCAATCTCTTCGTCGGCGTACCGGTCAAGCTCGGCAAGAACGGTGTCGAGCAGATCATCGAGATCAGCCTGACGAATGAAGAACGAGCCGCTCTGCACAAGAGCGCGGCTGCGGTTCAGGAGTTGGTCGACATCCTCGAGATCTGA
- a CDS encoding serine/threonine-protein phosphatase, which yields MLTVEIHATSHVGRVRKGNEDNYLLLHITNSRSWTSDQNDGEFIIESQKFDIDDNGVVVAVSDGMGGAMAGEVASKMAVECVCKKLLEEDLEATLTPEAYDYHLIAKLYNATLYANHLVHQQGRSDPQFQGMGATFTGVGVTPRGVDLIQVGDSRAYLVRNGKIYQVTKDQSLVQQLIDAQQISPEEAETHTLKNVILQALGAQNEIYPVSARLAPRQGDVVMLCSDGLSNKVSPASIQRIIVDNYDSLELACAELVTEANANGGEDNITVVIAKLTGDGLEEPTGEDVQLELVDLGNIHDTADQDTAEIID from the coding sequence ATGTTAACTGTCGAGATTCATGCAACTTCTCACGTTGGCCGCGTTCGTAAAGGGAACGAGGACAATTACCTTTTGTTGCACATCACAAATTCGCGCTCTTGGACGAGCGATCAGAATGATGGCGAGTTCATCATCGAAAGCCAGAAGTTCGATATTGACGACAACGGCGTGGTGGTTGCCGTTTCGGACGGCATGGGCGGCGCAATGGCCGGCGAAGTAGCCAGCAAAATGGCCGTCGAGTGCGTCTGCAAAAAACTGCTCGAAGAAGACCTGGAAGCCACCTTGACCCCTGAGGCGTACGATTATCATCTCATCGCAAAGCTCTACAACGCGACGCTCTACGCAAATCACCTTGTACATCAGCAGGGCCGCTCGGACCCGCAGTTTCAGGGAATGGGTGCCACATTTACGGGCGTGGGCGTGACCCCTCGCGGAGTTGATCTGATCCAGGTCGGCGACAGCCGTGCGTATCTTGTAAGAAACGGCAAGATCTATCAGGTGACCAAGGATCAATCGCTCGTTCAGCAACTGATCGATGCTCAGCAGATCTCGCCCGAAGAAGCCGAAACACATACGCTTAAGAATGTGATATTGCAGGCACTCGGAGCTCAGAACGAGATCTATCCTGTTTCAGCAAGGCTGGCTCCCCGACAGGGCGATGTCGTCATGCTCTGCAGCGACGGGCTTTCGAATAAGGTCAGCCCGGCAAGCATACAGCGAATAATTGTCGATAATTATGATTCGCTCGAGCTTGCGTGTGCTGAACTCGTCACTGAGGCAAACGCGAATGGTGGAGAGGACAATATCACCGTGGTGATCGCGAAGCTGACCGGCGACGGGCTCGAAGAACCGACCGGCGAGGACGTCCAGCTCGAGCTCGTCGATCTTGGTAACATACACGACACGGCTGACCAGGATACGGCCGAGATAATCGATTAG
- a CDS encoding cystathionine gamma-synthase, with product MGFSTIAIHAGNEPDIATGAVSVPIYQTSTYAQEGLGKHKGFEYARTQNPTRLALEKNIAALEDAKYGYAFASGMSAIDAVLKLVKGGDHVILGDNTYGGTYRLFSRILVDYGIEFDLADTSNVAELETAFKPNTKMVFVETPTNPVMTVTDLAAVADLAHANGAKVVCDNTFMSPYFQQPIKLGVDIVVHSTTKYLNGHSDSVGGFVALNDEADAEWIKFVQNGIGAILSPFDSFLVLRGTKTLAVRMEAHDKNGRVVANFLAEHPKVTTVYYPGLVSHPQHELAKRQQTGFGGMVAFETGSLENAKKVLESVKLCTLGESLGGVETLISHPATMTHASVPAETRERLGITDGLVRISVGIEDVEDILEDLDQALG from the coding sequence ATGGGCTTTTCGACAATCGCAATCCACGCTGGCAACGAGCCCGATATCGCAACCGGCGCGGTCAGCGTACCGATATATCAGACGTCGACCTACGCCCAGGAAGGATTGGGCAAGCATAAAGGCTTTGAGTATGCACGTACGCAAAATCCGACACGCCTCGCTCTAGAGAAAAATATCGCCGCGCTCGAAGATGCGAAATACGGTTATGCTTTTGCTTCCGGAATGTCTGCGATCGATGCCGTTTTGAAGCTCGTCAAAGGCGGCGATCACGTGATTCTCGGAGACAATACCTACGGCGGCACCTATCGGCTCTTTAGCCGAATACTTGTCGATTACGGGATCGAGTTCGATCTTGCCGATACGTCAAATGTCGCCGAACTTGAGACAGCGTTCAAGCCGAACACCAAAATGGTGTTTGTCGAGACCCCGACGAATCCGGTAATGACGGTTACGGACCTTGCGGCCGTTGCCGACCTTGCACACGCGAACGGTGCAAAGGTGGTCTGTGACAACACGTTCATGTCGCCATATTTTCAGCAGCCGATCAAGCTTGGTGTCGATATCGTTGTTCATTCCACGACCAAATATCTCAACGGCCACTCTGACAGCGTCGGCGGCTTCGTTGCTCTTAATGACGAGGCGGATGCCGAGTGGATAAAGTTCGTTCAGAATGGTATCGGAGCGATCCTCTCGCCTTTTGATTCGTTCCTCGTTCTGCGAGGAACCAAGACACTTGCCGTGCGAATGGAAGCACACGATAAGAACGGCCGCGTCGTTGCGAACTTTCTGGCAGAGCATCCCAAGGTGACGACGGTCTATTATCCGGGCCTTGTTTCGCATCCGCAGCATGAGCTTGCAAAAAGGCAGCAGACCGGATTTGGCGGTATGGTAGCATTTGAAACGGGATCGCTCGAAAATGCAAAAAAGGTATTGGAAAGCGTCAAGCTTTGTACTCTCGGCGAGAGTCTCGGCGGGGTCGAAACGCTGATCTCTCATCCAGCGACCATGACCCACGCATCGGTGCCGGCCGAGACCCGCGAACGTCTTGGCATAACTGACGGATTGGTTAGAATATCCGTGGGAATCGAGGATGTAGAAGACATTTTGGAGGATCTGGATCAAGCCTTAGGATAG
- the leuC gene encoding 3-isopropylmalate dehydratase large subunit — MRTLYDKIWDHHVVCQGRGQPAVLYVDLHLIHEVTSPQAFEGLRLAGRRVRRPDLTFATVDHAIPTRNRNLPFKDRIAWKQVETLRANCRDNQIALFDLDRPEQGIVHVFGPERGLTMPGMTIVCGDSHTSTHGAFGALAFGIGTSEVEHVLATQTLQQTKASNFLIEINGDLMPWVTAKDVILAVINRIGTGGATGHVIEYAGTTIRELSIEGRMTVCNMSIEAGAKAGLIAPDEKTFDYLEGRPFAPKGEDWDRAVDHWRSLPTDAGSAFDRAVSIDAEEIAPFVTWGTSPEMSAMITDSVPDPAASTDVERRRSQTRALEYMGLEPSQPIEEISIDRAFIGSCTNSRIEDLRQAAIIAKGYKVANGVNAMVVPGSMQVQKQAEDEGLASIFIESGFEWRDAGCSMCLAMNEDVLSSGERCASTSNRNFEGRQGRGGRTHLVSPPMAAAAAIAGHFVDVRNWEVRN; from the coding sequence ATGAGAACGCTTTACGACAAGATCTGGGATCATCACGTTGTCTGCCAGGGGCGAGGCCAGCCCGCGGTCCTTTATGTCGACCTGCATCTCATCCACGAGGTCACGTCACCGCAGGCATTTGAAGGGCTCCGCCTGGCGGGCCGACGCGTGCGCAGGCCCGACCTCACGTTCGCGACCGTTGATCACGCGATCCCGACAAGGAACCGGAATTTGCCGTTCAAAGATCGCATTGCATGGAAGCAGGTCGAAACGCTTCGAGCAAATTGTCGTGACAACCAGATCGCTCTTTTCGACCTCGACCGTCCGGAACAAGGCATTGTTCACGTATTCGGGCCGGAACGAGGATTGACGATGCCCGGTATGACCATAGTCTGCGGTGACTCGCATACATCAACGCACGGCGCCTTCGGTGCCCTTGCTTTCGGCATCGGAACGAGCGAAGTAGAACACGTACTCGCAACCCAGACCCTTCAGCAGACCAAGGCATCGAATTTTCTGATCGAGATCAACGGCGATCTGATGCCCTGGGTGACCGCAAAGGACGTTATTCTTGCCGTGATCAACCGTATCGGTACCGGCGGTGCGACGGGCCATGTCATCGAGTATGCCGGTACAACGATTCGCGAGCTTTCTATCGAGGGTCGAATGACCGTCTGTAATATGTCGATCGAAGCTGGAGCAAAGGCCGGCCTGATAGCCCCGGACGAAAAGACATTCGATTATCTTGAAGGCCGACCGTTCGCACCCAAGGGTGAAGATTGGGATCGCGCCGTCGATCATTGGCGTTCACTCCCGACCGATGCGGGTTCTGCCTTCGACCGAGCGGTCTCGATCGACGCCGAAGAGATCGCTCCATTCGTTACTTGGGGAACGTCGCCGGAAATGTCTGCGATGATCACCGATTCGGTTCCCGATCCGGCAGCATCGACAGACGTTGAAAGGCGACGCTCGCAAACGCGTGCCTTGGAATATATGGGTCTCGAGCCGTCGCAGCCGATCGAAGAGATATCGATCGACCGTGCATTTATCGGGTCGTGTACGAACTCGCGGATCGAAGATCTGCGACAAGCTGCAATCATCGCGAAAGGTTACAAGGTCGCAAACGGTGTTAATGCGATGGTCGTTCCCGGATCGATGCAGGTGCAGAAACAGGCTGAAGACGAGGGGCTCGCATCTATCTTCATCGAATCCGGTTTCGAGTGGCGCGACGCGGGATGCTCGATGTGCCTTGCGATGAACGAGGACGTCCTAAGCAGCGGCGAGCGATGTGCTTCGACGAGCAATCGGAACTTTGAAGGCAGGCAGGGACGCGGCGGCCGGACACACCTGGTAAGTCCGCCAATGGCGGCGGCGGCGGCGATCGCCGGCCATTTTGTCGATGTCCGCAACTGGGAAGTGCGAAATTGA
- the leuB gene encoding 3-isopropylmalate dehydrogenase — MVMKITILPGDGVGNEVTAEAVKVIEQVGPVFGTSTEFVYALIGAAAIKAAGSPLPDETAEACLRSDAVLLGAVGSPEFDHLLPEARPEIGLLRLRRLLGGFANLRPAAAIPALVSASPLRPEIFAGTDLLIVRELLGGLYFGEPRGFNDDRSEAFNTMRYDMSEVERVARVAFEAARQRKTKVTSVDKANVLETSRLWRETVDRVGASYPDIELEHLFVDACAMHLVTEPTRFDVILTENLFGDILSDEAAVLTGSLGMLASATIGGEVGLYEPVHGSAPDIAGRGIANPLGAIASAAMMLRYSGNNETAARAIENAIRAALDAGYRTADIAGAGGSRVISTSEMGDAVLHFAIESVEIAHAYHAV; from the coding sequence ATCGTTATGAAGATCACAATATTGCCCGGAGACGGCGTTGGGAACGAGGTTACTGCCGAGGCCGTGAAGGTAATCGAGCAGGTTGGGCCGGTCTTCGGGACCTCGACGGAATTTGTATATGCCCTTATCGGCGCTGCTGCGATCAAAGCCGCCGGTTCGCCGCTTCCCGACGAGACTGCCGAGGCTTGTCTGCGTTCAGATGCCGTATTGCTTGGTGCAGTCGGTTCGCCCGAGTTTGATCATTTGCTGCCCGAGGCTCGGCCCGAGATCGGGCTGCTGCGACTAAGGCGACTCCTTGGCGGATTTGCGAACCTGCGGCCTGCGGCGGCGATTCCGGCACTGGTTTCTGCCTCGCCGCTGCGGCCGGAGATCTTTGCCGGGACCGACCTTTTGATCGTTCGCGAGCTTTTAGGAGGACTCTACTTTGGCGAACCCCGCGGATTTAACGACGATCGAAGTGAGGCCTTCAATACGATGCGTTACGATATGTCGGAGGTCGAACGGGTCGCTCGTGTTGCTTTCGAGGCCGCACGTCAACGCAAAACAAAGGTCACATCCGTTGACAAGGCGAACGTCCTCGAAACATCGCGTCTCTGGCGCGAGACCGTCGATCGTGTGGGCGCGTCATATCCTGACATCGAGTTGGAACATCTTTTTGTCGACGCCTGCGCAATGCACCTCGTTACCGAACCGACGCGTTTCGATGTGATCTTGACAGAAAACCTCTTCGGCGACATTCTCTCGGACGAAGCCGCCGTACTCACAGGTTCGCTCGGCATGCTGGCGTCGGCGACGATCGGCGGCGAAGTCGGCCTTTACGAACCGGTGCACGGTTCGGCCCCGGATATTGCAGGGCGCGGCATTGCAAATCCGCTCGGTGCGATCGCCTCGGCAGCGATGATGCTGCGATATTCGGGCAATAACGAAACGGCGGCAAGGGCGATCGAAAATGCGATCCGAGCTGCGCTCGATGCCGGCTATCGAACCGCCGATATTGCCGGAGCCGGTGGGTCGCGGGTCATTTCGACATCCGAAATGGGCGACGCAGTTTTGCATTTTGCGATCGAAAGCGTTGAGATCGCACACGCTTATCACGCGGTCTAA
- a CDS encoding NfeD family protein, which produces MEQLSWIFWLLLGVGLIVAEIFTLGFVLFWFGIGAIAAALVGLMGFGFVWQFAAFAIVSTILTVLSRSIFSSHLWGKGGDEVKMGIDSLPGQVGTVTIGSNGALNEGAVRVYGSVWTAFPIDGETSLAEGEKVEVVSVKGSSIYVRKVRSELPGWKQE; this is translated from the coding sequence ATGGAACAGCTTTCCTGGATCTTTTGGTTATTGCTAGGTGTCGGCCTGATAGTTGCTGAGATCTTCACACTTGGATTTGTGTTGTTTTGGTTCGGCATCGGTGCGATCGCCGCCGCGCTCGTCGGCCTGATGGGTTTTGGGTTTGTGTGGCAATTTGCTGCGTTCGCGATAGTTTCAACGATCCTGACAGTGCTTTCCCGATCGATCTTTTCGTCTCACCTTTGGGGCAAAGGCGGCGACGAGGTAAAGATGGGAATTGATTCGCTGCCCGGACAGGTCGGAACGGTAACGATCGGCAGCAATGGTGCATTGAACGAGGGCGCGGTGCGTGTATACGGTTCAGTTTGGACGGCGTTTCCGATCGACGGAGAAACTTCGCTGGCAGAGGGCGAAAAGGTCGAGGTAGTGAGTGTGAAAGGTTCGTCGATCTACGTTCGCAAGGTTCGCAGCGAACTTCCCGGATGGAAACAGGAATAG
- the leuD gene encoding 3-isopropylmalate dehydratase small subunit — protein MRAFTVHSGTTAAIDMANIDTDQIIPKQFLTRIERTGYGEFLFHDWRYRPDGSKIETFILNDPERSGATILITGDNFGCGSSREHAPWSLLDHGFRVVIAPGFADIFYNNSLKNGILPVALPPDIVRIMIGRSIASAAYEVTVNLIDMTVTDDTGIAAGFDVDQFRRHCLINGLDDIGLTLQHEKSIAEYELRERRERGFLTRSMHNSAR, from the coding sequence ATGAGAGCTTTCACCGTACATTCCGGGACGACCGCAGCGATCGATATGGCGAATATCGACACAGACCAGATAATTCCCAAGCAATTCCTTACTCGCATTGAGCGAACGGGCTATGGCGAATTCCTCTTCCACGATTGGCGCTATCGCCCCGACGGCTCAAAGATCGAGACCTTCATCCTGAATGACCCGGAGCGAAGCGGTGCAACCATCTTGATCACCGGCGACAATTTTGGCTGCGGATCGTCTCGCGAACACGCCCCTTGGAGCTTGCTTGATCACGGCTTCCGGGTTGTGATAGCTCCGGGTTTTGCCGATATTTTTTATAATAATAGCCTGAAGAATGGCATTCTACCGGTAGCCCTGCCGCCCGATATCGTTCGGATAATGATCGGCCGCTCGATCGCTTCAGCAGCTTACGAGGTCACAGTGAACCTTATCGATATGACCGTTACGGACGACACTGGAATTGCCGCCGGATTTGACGTCGACCAGTTTCGCCGCCATTGTCTGATCAATGGGCTGGACGATATCGGGCTCACGCTGCAGCACGAAAAAAGCATCGCGGAATATGAACTTCGAGAGCGGCGGGAACGCGGTTTTTTGACTCGCTCGATGCACAACTCTGCACGCTAA
- a CDS encoding amidohydrolase family protein produces MQWAGAIALASLLTCNSAFGQSGPLSQSGKRLKRIVVRNAMVVDGSGKPAAGPFDIVVENDLITQIVGLDPVAVKDGTARRPAAGELDIDATGKYVLPGLINLHGHTHDERGGKPMPVEYVTKLWLACGITTVRDAWATQKILGYRDRIAAGTLVGPRIYAYGGFPAPNLHTAEQVRQRVRDLKAAGYDGIKLYTIDRDLMTAMMDEAKKQGMRVMHHVGVEETNAWDDIKLGTASIEHWYGVPDAAIESGRQNFPSSYNYNNEVDRFRYAGRLWREANWDKLMQVLDGMAEAGVAWNPTLVIYEASRDLQRAQTNPAFKDYLHPVLEEYFRPNPANHGSYFIGWSSTDEAFWKENYRIWMKALYEFERRGGVIGAGEDAGFIYQLYGFGLIRELELHQEAGFHPLKVIQHATSNNAKILGREATIGRIRVGFKADLIVVNGNPLENFKVLYPTGIEEIRDGKIFKTGGIEWTLKDGIPYHAPTLAAEVRDIVATAKSETK; encoded by the coding sequence ATGCAATGGGCCGGAGCAATTGCCCTTGCCTCACTCCTGACCTGCAATTCGGCATTCGGACAATCAGGACCTTTGTCGCAAAGCGGCAAACGGCTCAAGCGGATCGTTGTTCGCAATGCAATGGTCGTCGACGGAAGCGGAAAGCCCGCGGCTGGCCCATTTGACATCGTCGTTGAGAACGATCTGATCACGCAGATCGTCGGCCTTGATCCGGTCGCGGTCAAAGACGGCACCGCACGGCGCCCGGCTGCGGGCGAACTAGATATTGATGCAACCGGAAAATATGTCTTGCCGGGACTGATCAACCTTCACGGCCACACCCATGATGAGCGGGGCGGCAAGCCAATGCCGGTCGAATATGTAACGAAACTCTGGCTCGCCTGCGGCATCACGACGGTCCGCGATGCCTGGGCAACGCAGAAGATACTTGGTTATCGTGATCGGATCGCTGCCGGAACACTGGTCGGGCCGCGGATATATGCATACGGCGGCTTTCCGGCGCCCAACCTTCATACTGCTGAACAAGTACGACAGCGCGTTCGCGACCTCAAAGCCGCGGGATATGACGGCATAAAGCTCTACACCATCGACCGCGATCTGATGACGGCAATGATGGACGAGGCAAAAAAGCAGGGCATGCGTGTGATGCATCACGTCGGGGTCGAGGAGACGAACGCGTGGGACGACATCAAATTGGGCACGGCCAGCATCGAGCATTGGTACGGCGTACCGGATGCTGCGATCGAAAGCGGCCGACAGAATTTTCCGTCGAGCTACAACTACAACAACGAAGTTGACCGGTTTCGGTATGCTGGCCGGCTCTGGCGCGAGGCAAACTGGGATAAATTAATGCAAGTGTTGGATGGCATGGCAGAGGCCGGTGTCGCCTGGAACCCGACACTTGTGATCTACGAGGCATCGCGAGACCTGCAGAGGGCTCAAACGAATCCGGCCTTTAAGGACTACCTTCACCCTGTCCTTGAAGAATATTTCCGGCCAAATCCTGCAAATCACGGCTCTTACTTTATCGGCTGGAGTTCGACCGACGAGGCGTTTTGGAAGGAGAATTACCGGATCTGGATGAAGGCACTTTACGAATTTGAGCGGCGAGGCGGCGTCATCGGAGCCGGTGAAGACGCCGGGTTCATTTACCAGCTGTACGGCTTTGGTTTGATCCGCGAACTTGAACTCCATCAGGAAGCCGGTTTTCATCCTCTCAAGGTGATACAGCATGCAACGAGCAACAACGCAAAGATATTGGGTCGGGAGGCGACGATCGGGCGAATCCGCGTCGGTTTCAAGGCTGACCTCATTGTGGTGAACGGAAATCCGCTCGAGAATTTCAAGGTATTGTATCCGACAGGGATCGAGGAAATTCGGGACGGGAAGATCTTCAAGACGGGCGGCATCGAATGGACATTAAAGGACGGCATTCCGTATCACGCTCCGACTCTCGCCGCCGAGGTGCGCGATATCGTTGCAACTGCGAAAAGCGAAACAAAATGA